Within the Pseudonocardia alni genome, the region GACGGCGAGCACGGCGAGTTCGCGGTGCCGGTCGGTGATCGTGACCCCGGGCGGGGCGTCGGCGGCGAGCGCGGAGACGATCCGGGTGGAGTTCGCGGCGTTCGGGACGAGCAGCAGGTCGTCGTCGGCGGCCAGGTAGACGATCATGTCGTCCTCGACGCCGCCGCGGTCGTCGCAGGCCAGGGTGTACTGGGCGCGACCAGGGCCGATGCGGCCGAGGTCGTTGGTCAGGCAGGCGTTCAGGTGCGCGGCCGCGCCCGGCCCGGAGATCGGGACGGTGCCGAGGTGGCTGACGTCGAACAGGCCCGCCGTCTCGCGGACCGACGTGTGCTCGGCGACGGTGCCGCCCGGGTAGGAGATCGGCATCGACCACCCCCCGAACTCGCCGAGGGTGGCGTCGAGGGCGACGTGCCGGTCGTGCAGCGGGCTGGGCAGGAGCTCGTCGGTCACGCCCGCGACCCTATCGGCCTCAGGCCGCCTGTTCCTCGGGATCGCTGCGGCGCACGGGTTCCTCGGCCGCCGCGCGGGAGCGGGACCGCGCGGTGACGGCGCACAGCACCCAGCCCGCGGCGAGCGCCCCGGCCGTCGCGACCAGCGGCCACGACGGCATCGACGCGGCGACGGCCAGGCACCCCACCCCACCGGCGACGGCGACGACCGCCGCCCGCACCGGGCGTCCCGGCAGGCGGAGCACCGCGGCGTGCAGCACGGCGTGGTGGACCAGGGCCGCGACGACGGTGACGACGATCGCGGTCGTCGCGGACAGCAGCAGGGTCATCGCCAGGGTGAGCACCCCCAGCGTCAGGTCGGCCACCCACGGCGTGCCGCGGGACCCGCCCCGGCCCAGGAACGCGGGCAGCTCCCCCTCGCGGGACAGCCGGGCGGCGCCGGCCGCGGCCCGCGACAGCGCCCCGAGCAGTGCGGCGATCGTCGCGGCGGCGGCACCGACCCGCACCAGCACCCCCACCTGGGCGCTGCTGCTGGTGTCCATCAGCGCGGCCAGCGGGGCCGACGCCGACGCCAGCCCGGACGCACCGAGCCCGCGCAGCAGGGCCGCCGACAGCAGGAGCAGCAGCACCGTCGTGATCACGACGGCGAGTGCGGGGGCCCGGCGGATCGCCCGCACCGGGTCCCGCAGGCTGCCCCCGAGCTCGGCGACGCGGGACAGCCCGGTGAAGGCGAGGAACACGAACCCGGCGGCGGCGAGCACGCCGAGCAGGCCCGGCTCGATCGCGGCCTGCAGCGTGGCGACGGCCGGGTCGTCGGGCGTCCCGGCGCCGTCGTCGGCGATGCCTGCTCCGGTGGCTGCGGCGGGCATCGCCGAGGACAGCACCGCGTGCGGCCCGTCCGACCGCAGCCCCACCACGATCGCGACGGTCAGGGCGAGCAGCGTGCCCACCACCAGCCCGCGCGCCGCACCGGGCGAGATCCGCACCCCGAAGGCGTTCACCGCGACGACGGCGAGCACCGCCACCACCGCGATCGTGACCGGCTGCGTGGGCAGCACGTAGGCGCCGAACACCAGCGCCGCGGCCGATCCGGCGGCGGCCCGCGAGGTCACCCGCGCGACCGCCCCGAGCCGTAGTGCGGGGGCGGGCAGGTCACCGCGGGCCAGCTCCGGACCGGCCGGGCGGGCGAGCGACAGGTGCGCGGTCGAGCCGACCACGCCGAGCGCGAGCAGCGCGGCGAGGAGCACCCCGAGCGGGAACCAGGTGCCCGCCGACGCGGCAGCCGGGCCGAGCGCGGCGTACAGCCCGGTACCGAACGTCGCCGAGAGGGCGACGACGACCGCGGTCACGGTCGGGATCCGGTACGGGGGGCGGGGCACCCGTTCACCTTCCCATCCACCCCTGTGCCGCGCGGCGCCGCGGGGGTGTCATTACCATCTCGGTCCGGTCTCGTCGTCCTGCCCGCCACCCGGCTCCCCACCCACCCGGCGGACGGGACGCGTGCACCGGCCACGCAGGGTGAGATCGGGCGATCCGGAGCCACTCGTCCGATACCCACCGTTCCCGTCCGACCCCGAGGAGTGCCACCCGTGCCGATCGACGTCCCGACCCTCCCGCAGACCGCCGCACACAGCGGTGCCGAGCCGGAGGCGGTCGTCGACGCCGTCGTGGTCGGTCTGCACGCCCCCGCGGCCGACGCCGCCGACGGCACCGGCCCGGCGCTGGCCGCGGGCGCCGCCGGCGTCGACACCGCATTCTCCGGGGAGCTGCTGGAGCTGCTCACCACCGTCGGCGCGACCGGGAAGGCCGAGCAGGTCGTGTCGCTGCCGACCCGCGGCGCGCTGTCCGCGCCGCGGCTGGTCGCGGTCGGTCTGGGCCGCCCCGCCGAGGGACCGAAGGCGTCCGAGGCGGTCCGCCGCGCCGCCGGTGCCGCCGCCCGCACGCTGGCCGGGACCGGCTCGGTGCTGAGCACGCTGTCCGCCCTCGACGCCGAGGCCGCGGTCGTCGGCGCCGTCCTCGGCGGCCACCGCTTCGACCGGCACCGGACCTCCACCGACGCCGCGGCCGCCCCGGTCGGCAGCTGGTCGTTCACCGGCGCCGACGACGCGGCCGTGCGGCGGGCGACCCTCGTCGCCGAGGCCGTCGCCACCGCCCGGGACCTGGTCAACACCGCGCCGAACGTGCTGGTCCCGGAGACCTTCGCGGCGAACGCGGTGGCGCTGGGCGAGCGCGCCGGGCTGGTCACCGAGGTCCTCGACGACGCCGGGCTGCGGGAGAACGGCTACGGCGGCGTCACCGGCGTCGGGAAGGGGTCGGCGAACCCGCCCCGGCTGGTGCGCCTGACCTGGAACGGCGGCCCGGCCGCGTCGAAGCGGGTCGCGCTCGTCGGCAAGGGCATCACCTTCGACACCGGCGGCATCTCGCTCAAGCCCAACGCCGGCATGGCCGACATGACCTCGGACATGGGCGGGGCGGCCGCGGTCGTCGCGACCGTCGTGCTCGCCGCGAAGCTGGAGCTGCCGGTCACGGTGACCGCGACCGTACCGATGGCGGAGAACATGCCGTCGTCGACGGCGTACAAGCCCGGCGACGTGCTGACCATGTTCGGCGGGACCACCGTCGAGGTGCTCAACACCGACGCCGAGGGACGGCTGATCCTCGCCGACGCGATCGTCCGTGCCGCCCAGGACGACCCCGACTACCTGGTGGAGACCTCGACGCTGACCGGCGCCCAGCTCGTCGCGCTCGGCATGCGCACCGCCGGGGTGATGGGGTCGGACGAGCTGCGCGACCGGGTCGCCGCGCACGGCACCGCCGTCGGCGAGGACGCCTGGGCGATGCCGCTGCCGGAGTACCTGCGCGGCGAGCTGGACTCGCGGGTGGCCGACATCAGCAACGTCAGCGGGCAGCGGTTCGCCGGGATGCTGCTGGCCGGGGTGTTCCTCAAGGAGTTCGTGCCCGCCGGGCTGCCGTGGGCGCACATCGACATCGCCGGGCCGTCGTTCAACACCGGCGGGCCGCGCGGCTACACCACCAAGGGCGGCACGGGGGTGCCGGTGCGCACCCTGCTCGCGTTCCTGGAGGACGTGGCCGCGAACGGCTGACCCCGGTTCAGCGGTCCTGCAACGCGTCCAGCGCTACGGCGAAGGCGGCGGCCAGACGGAAGTCGATACGCGGGTCCGGGACGGAGACGTCGTAGGAGTCGCGCAGCGACCACCGCCGGTCGCTGCTCATCAGCAGCGTGCCGCCGGAGTCCTCGGTGACGTCGAAGTGGTACGGCAGCGGCAGGTTCTCGGCCACCCGGCGCAGCAGGGCGACGCCGAGGCTGCGCTCGCGCCCGGTCGCGGCGACGCCCGGCGCGGTCAGCGTCCAGGTCGAGCGCAGCAGGCTCGCCCCGAACCTCTTGCCGAAGGTTCCGATCACCCGGCCGTGCTCGTCGAGGACCTCGTGCTCGGCGCGGACGTCGAGACGCTGGCGGGCACGGAAGGAGAACACCGCGCGGGAGCGGCTGTCGTCGGACCAGAAGGTCACCTGCTCCTTGAAGGCGAACCGCTTCTGCTGCGCGAACGCCATGAGCGCGCCCGCGCTGCCGTCGGGGTTCGCGGCGTGCACGTCGTAGCGGTTCACGCCGAGGGTGATCCGCTGGCGGACGAGGAAGCGGGGCAGGTGCATCGCGGCCGTCACGGGGTCCGAGTCTGGCCGGACCGGATCCGGGTGGCGACACCGGACCGAGGGTTACCCACGGGTAGGGCATACTGCCGCCCATGAGCCGGCAGCGTCGTCGACACGAGGTCCCCGCGCACGCCCCCCGTTCCGCGGTGGTCACCGGCGCGGCCCGCGGCATCGGCGAGCAGATCGCCCGCGAGCTCGTCGGGCGCGGCTACCGGGTGCTCGTC harbors:
- a CDS encoding APC family permease translates to MPRPPYRIPTVTAVVVALSATFGTGLYAALGPAAASAGTWFPLGVLLAALLALGVVGSTAHLSLARPAGPELARGDLPAPALRLGAVARVTSRAAAGSAAALVFGAYVLPTQPVTIAVVAVLAVVAVNAFGVRISPGAARGLVVGTLLALTVAIVVGLRSDGPHAVLSSAMPAAATGAGIADDGAGTPDDPAVATLQAAIEPGLLGVLAAAGFVFLAFTGLSRVAELGGSLRDPVRAIRRAPALAVVITTVLLLLLSAALLRGLGASGLASASAPLAALMDTSSSAQVGVLVRVGAAAATIAALLGALSRAAAGAARLSREGELPAFLGRGGSRGTPWVADLTLGVLTLAMTLLLSATTAIVVTVVAALVHHAVLHAAVLRLPGRPVRAAVVAVAGGVGCLAVAASMPSWPLVATAGALAAGWVLCAVTARSRSRAAAEEPVRRSDPEEQAA
- a CDS encoding LURP-one-related/scramblase family protein → MTAAMHLPRFLVRQRITLGVNRYDVHAANPDGSAGALMAFAQQKRFAFKEQVTFWSDDSRSRAVFSFRARQRLDVRAEHEVLDEHGRVIGTFGKRFGASLLRSTWTLTAPGVAATGRERSLGVALLRRVAENLPLPYHFDVTEDSGGTLLMSSDRRWSLRDSYDVSVPDPRIDFRLAAAFAVALDALQDR
- a CDS encoding leucyl aminopeptidase; this translates as MDVPTLPQTAAHSGAEPEAVVDAVVVGLHAPAADAADGTGPALAAGAAGVDTAFSGELLELLTTVGATGKAEQVVSLPTRGALSAPRLVAVGLGRPAEGPKASEAVRRAAGAAARTLAGTGSVLSTLSALDAEAAVVGAVLGGHRFDRHRTSTDAAAAPVGSWSFTGADDAAVRRATLVAEAVATARDLVNTAPNVLVPETFAANAVALGERAGLVTEVLDDAGLRENGYGGVTGVGKGSANPPRLVRLTWNGGPAASKRVALVGKGITFDTGGISLKPNAGMADMTSDMGGAAAVVATVVLAAKLELPVTVTATVPMAENMPSSTAYKPGDVLTMFGGTTVEVLNTDAEGRLILADAIVRAAQDDPDYLVETSTLTGAQLVALGMRTAGVMGSDELRDRVAAHGTAVGEDAWAMPLPEYLRGELDSRVADISNVSGQRFAGMLLAGVFLKEFVPAGLPWAHIDIAGPSFNTGGPRGYTTKGGTGVPVRTLLAFLEDVAANG